In Phragmites australis chromosome 24, lpPhrAust1.1, whole genome shotgun sequence, the following are encoded in one genomic region:
- the LOC133907032 gene encoding protein STABILIZED1-like produces the protein MTGPAPTPTPAPAPPPPAARPVRYDFLNSKPPPNYVAGLGRGATGFTTRSDIGPARAAPDLPDRSASAAGAAPAIGRGRGKPPGEDDGDDDGGDEEKGYDENQKFDEFEGNDAGLFSNADYDDDDREADAVWESIDKRMDSRRKDRREARLKQEIEKYRASNPKITEQFADLKRKLADLSAQEWESIPEIGDYSLRNKKKRFESFVPVPDTLLEKARQEQEHVTALDPKSRAAGGTETPWAQTPVTDLTAVGEGRGTVLSLKLDRLSDSVSGLTVVDPKGYLTDLKSMKITSDAEISDIKKARLLLKSVTQTNPKHPPGWIAAARLEEIAGKLQAARQLIQNGCEECPKNEDVWLEACRLASPDEAKAVIARGVKAIPNSVKLWLQAAKLETSDLNKSRVLRKGLEHIPDSVRLWKAVVELANEEDARLLLHRAVECCPLHVELWLALARLETYDQAKKVLNKAREKLPKEPAIWITAAKLEEANGNTQSVSKVIERGIRALQREGMDIDREVWLKEAEAAERAGSVLTCQAIVKNTIGIGVDDEDRKRTWVADAEECKKRGSIETARAIYAHALTVFLTKKSIWLKAAQLEKSHGTRDSLDALLKKAVNYNPRAEVLWLMAAKEKWLAGDVPAARAILQEAYAAIPNSEEIWLAAFKLEFENNEPERARMLLAKARERGGTERVWMKSAIVERELGNVGEERRLLEEGLKLFPSFFKLWLMLGQMEDRLGHGAKAKEVYENGLKHCPNCIPLWLSLASLEEKISGLSKSRAVLTMARKKNPATPELWLAAIRAELRNGNKKEADSLLAKALQECPTSGILWAAAIEMVPRPQRKGKSSDAIKRCDHDPHVIAAVAKLFWQDRKVDKARSWLNRAVTLAPDIGDFWALYYRFELQHGNADTQKDVLKRCVAAEPKHGEKWQAITKAVENSHQSVEALLKKAVLALDGEENPNAADA, from the coding sequence ATGACCGGGCCAGCCCCGACCCCAACCCCTGCCCCGGccccgccaccgccggcggcccgCCCCGTGCGGTACGACTTCCTCAACTCCAAGCCGCCGCCCAACTACGTCGCGGGCCTCGGCCGTGGCGCCACCGGGTTCACCACCCGTTCGGATATCGGGCCGGCCCGCGCGGCACCCGACCTGCCCGACCGCTCGGCTTCCGCAGCCGGGGCTGCCCCCGCCATCGGTCGCGGCCGCGGGAAGCCGCCCGGAGAGGACGATGGCGATGATGATGGTGGCGACGAGGAGAAGGGATATGACGAGAACCAGAAGTTCGACGAGTTTGAGGGCAACGACGCCGGCCTCTTCTCCAACGCCgactacgacgacgacgaccgcgAGGCGGATGCCGTGTGGGAGAGCATCGACAAGAGGATGGACTCGCGCCGCAAGGACAGGCGCGAGGCGCGGCTCAAGCAGGAGATTGAGAAGTACCGTGCGTCAAACCCTAAGATCACCGAGCAGTTTGCTGATCTGAAGAGGAAGCTGGCCGATCTGTCTGCGCAGGAGTGGGAGAGCATACCGGAGATTGGGGACTACTCGCTGCGCAACAAGAAGAAGCGGTTCGAGAGCTTTGTGCCCGTGCCGGACACCCTGCTTGAGAAGGCCCGGCAGGAGCAAGAGCATGTCACGGCGCTTGACCCCAAGAGTCGTGCGGCTGGTGGCACAGAGACGCCATGGGCACAGACGCCAGTTACCGATCTGACAGCCGTTGGCGAGGGTCGTGGCACTGTGCTTTCGCTGAAGTTGGATAGGTTGTCGGATTCAGTTTCTGGGCTTACTGTTGTTGACCCGAAGGGGTACTTGACAGACCTCAAAAGCATGAAGATTACTAGTGATGCTGAGATTTCTGATATCAAGAAGGCGCGACTGCTGCTCAAGTCAGTGACACAGACGAACCCTAAGCACCCACCTGGTTGGATTGCTGCTGCTAGGCTTGAAGAGATTGCTGGAAAGCTTCAGGCTGCTCGGCAGCTCATCCAGAATGGCTGCGAGGAGTGTCCCAAGAATGAGGATGTTTGGCTTGAAGCGTGCCGTTTGGCTAGTCCAGATGAGGCAAAGGCAGTGATTGCAAGGGGTGTGAAGGCAATTCCAAATTCTGTGAAGCTGTGGTTGCAGGCAGCAAAATTAGAGACTAGTGATCTGAATAAGAGCAGGGTGTTGAGGAAAGGGTTGGAGCACATTCCTGATTCAGTTCGTCTGTGGAAGGCTGTAGTCGAGCTTGCAAATGAGGAAGATGCAAGGCTGTTGCTTCACAGGGCTGTAGAGTGTTGCCCGCTGCATGTTGAGCTGTGGCTTGCCCTTGCGAGGCTGGAGACCTATGACCAAGCAAAGAAGGTACTTAACAAGGCGAGGGAGAAGCTCCCCAAGGAACCTGCCATTTGGATTACAGCTGCGAAGCTGGAGGAGGCTAATGGGAACACACAATCAGTCAGCAAGGTGATTGAGAGAGGTATCAGAGCTCTACAGAGAGAAGGAATGGATATTGACAGGGAGGTGTGGCTAAAGGAAGCAGAAGCTGCGGAGCGTGCTGGATCTGTTTTGACTTGCCAGGCTATTGTGAAGAACACTATTGGCATTggtgttgatgatgaggatcgGAAGCGCACATGGGTTGCTGATGCTGAGGAATGCAAGAAACGTGGTTCAATTGAAACAGCTCGTGCCATCTATGCACATGCGCTTACTGTATTCCTTACAAAGAAGAGTATTTGGCTGAAAGCAGCTCAGCTTGAGAAGAGCCACGGGACTAGGGACTCACTTGATGCCCTTCTAAAGAAGGCTGTTAACTACAATCCACGAGCTGAAGTGCTATGGCTTATGGCTGCAAAGGAGAAATGGTTGGCTGGAGATGTGCCTGCTGCCCGGGCGATTCTTCAGGAAGCTTATGCCGCTATCCCCAATTCAGAAGAAATCTGGCTGGCTGCATTCAAGCTCGAGTTTGAGAACAATGAACCAGAGAGAGCAAGAATGCTTTTGGCTAAGGCCAGGGAAAGAGGAGGCACTGAGAGGGTTTGGATGAAATCTGCCATTGTTGAGAGGGAATTAGGGAATGTGGGTGAGGAAAGGAGGTTGTTGGAGGAAGGTCTGAAGCTATTCCCCTCATTCTTCAAATTGTGGTTAATGCTTGGACAGATGGAAGACCGGCTTGGTCATGGAGCGAAGGCCAAGGAGGTTTATGAGAATGGCCTGAAGCACTGTCCCAATTGCATCCCTCTTTGGCTCTCTCTAGCTAGCCTAGAGGAGAAGATTAGTGGCTTGAGCAAGTCGCGTGCTGTTCTCACTATGGCAAGAAAGAAGAACCCAGCTACGCCTGAACTCTGGCTTGCAGCAATTCGAGCTGAATTGAGGAACGGGAACAAAAAGGAAGCTGATTCTCTACTGGCTAAGGCATTACAAGAGTGTCCAACAAGTGGTATTCTGTGGGCTGCAGCTATTGAGATGGTGCCACGCCCTCAACGTAAAGGAAAGAGTTCAGATGCTATAAAGCGATGTGATCATGATCCGCATGTCATTGCAGCTGTGGCCAAGCTTTTCTGGCAGGACAGGAAGGTCGATAAAGCCAGGAGTTGGTTGAACAGGGCTGTTACTCTTGCTCCTGATATTGGGGACTTTTGGGCATTGTACTATAGATTTGAACTTCAGCATGGAAATGCAGATACACAAAAGGATGTTCTGAAAAGATGTGTTGCAGCAGAACCAAAACATGGTGAAAAATGGCAAGCAATAACCAAGGCTGTCGAGAACTCACATCAGTCAGTTGAGGCCCTTCTGAAGAAAGCTGTTTTGGCCCTTGATGGAGAAGAAAATCCCAATGCTGCAGACGCCTAG